A part of Peromyscus maniculatus bairdii isolate BWxNUB_F1_BW_parent chromosome 10, HU_Pman_BW_mat_3.1, whole genome shotgun sequence genomic DNA contains:
- the LOC102913500 gene encoding PRAME family member 12-like translates to MSFQTPPTLEELGRQALLRNEALVISALEKLPWTLFPALFKDAFNGRHTRIVKAMVAAWPFPCLPVGTLMKTPNLEIFQAVLDAVDMHLKRVFHPGCLRNPLATLSITGRHLCQSDLNYFPLSHNLRQLKHLVLRGILLFASCLKPLGLLLENVAESLQSLDLQGCRIQDSQLTDLIPALSKCSKLTEFNLLDNDFSMPTLKDLLGHTANLTKMNVEQYPAPIQCYDNYGYILVERFAQHCLELMDTLRALRQPKRILFSTYPCHECGERCVYDLGPRLCPCQR, encoded by the exons ATGAGTTTTCAAACCCCACCCACACTGGAGGAGCTGGGCAGACAGGCGCTGCTGAGAAATGAAGCCTTGGTCATCTCTGCTCTGGAGAAACTACCCTGGACACTCTTCCCAGCACTGTTCAAGGACGCCTTCAATGGCAGACACACTAGGATTGTGAAGGCAATGGTGGCAGCCTGGCCTTTCCCCTGTCTCCCTGTGGGGACGTTGATGAAGACTCCCAACTTGGAAATCTTCCAGGCTGTGCTCGATGCAGTAGACATGCATCTGAAAAGAGTGTTTCACCCCGG GTGCCTGAGGAACCCCTTGGCAACTCTCTCCATCACAGGACGCCACCTGTGCCAGTCGGACTTGAATTATTTCCCCCTGAGCCACAACCTGCGTCAGCTAAAACATCTGGTCTTGAGAGGAATCTTGTTATTTGCTTCATGTCTCAAGCCTCTTGGACTGCTGCTAGAAAATGTAGCTGAATCTCTGCAGTCTCTGGACTTGCAGGGTTGTAGGATCCAGGACTCTCAGCTCACTGACCTCATCCCTGCCCTCAGCAAGTGCTCCAAGCTCACCGAGTTTAATCTATTAGATAATGACTTTTCCATGCCCACCCTGAAGGACCTTTTGGGACACACAGCCAACTTGACCAAGATGAATGTGGAGCAGTACCCGGCCCCTATTCAATGTTATGACAATTACGGTTACATCTTGGTAGAGAGATTTGCCCAACATTGTCTTGAGCTCATGGATACACTCAGAGCCTTAAGGCAGCCCAAGAGGATCTTGTTTTCCACATATCCCTGCCATGAATGTGGTGAGCGCTGTGTCTATGACCTTGGGCCTAGACTTTGTCCTTGCCAGCGGTAA
- the LOC143267535 gene encoding PRAME family member 12-like, translated as MSVQTPPTLEELGRQVLLRNGALAISALEKLTWTLFPALFKDAFNGRHTRIVKAMVAAWPFPCLPVGTLMKTPNLEIFQAVLDAVDMHLKRVFHPGCLRNPLATLSITRLHLSQSDLNYFPLSHNLRQLKHLVLRGILLFASCLKPLGVLLEHVAESLQSLDLQGCRIQDSQLTDLIPALSKCSKLTEFNLLDNDFSMPTLKDLLGHTANLTKMNVEQYPAPIQCYDNYGYILVERFAQHCLELMDTLRALRQPKRILFSTDPCHEGGERCVYDLGPRLCPCQR; from the exons ATGAGTGTTCAAACCCCACCCACACTGGAGGAGCTGGGCAGGCAGGTGCTGCTGAGAAATGGAGCCTTGGCCATCTCTGCTCTGGAGAAACTGACCTGGACACTCTTCCCAGCACTGTTCAAGGACGCCTTCAATGGCAGACACACTAGGATTGTGAAGGCAATGGTGGCAGCCTGGCCTTTCCCCTGTCTCCCTGTGGGGACGTTGATGAAGACTCCCAACTTGGAAATCTTCCAGGCTGTGCTCGATGCAGTAGACATGCATCTGAAAAGAGTGTTTCACCCCGG GTGCCTGAGGAACCCCTTGGCGACTCTCTCCATCACACGCCTCCACCTGTCACAGTCGGACTTGAATTATTTCCCCCTGAGCCACAACCTGCGTCAGCTAAAACATCTGGTCTTGAGAGGAATCTTGTTATTTGCTTCATGTCTCAAGCCTCTTGGAGTGCTGCTAGAGCATGTAGCAGAATCTCTGCAGTCTCTGGACTTGCAGGGTTGTAGGATCCAGGACTCTCAGCTCACTGACCTCATCCCTGCCCTCAGCAAGTGCTCCAAGCTCACCGAGTTTAATCTATTAGATAATGACTTTTCCATGCCCACCCTGAAGGACCTTTTGGGACACACAGCCAACTTGACCAAGATGAATGTGGAGCAGTACCCGGCCCCTATTCAATGTTATGACAATTACGGTTACATCTTGGTAGAGAGATTTGCCCAACATTGTCTTGAGCTCATGGATACACTCAGAGCCTTAAGGCAGCCCAAGAGGATCTTGTTTTCCACAGATCCCTGCCATGAAGGTGGTGAGCGCTGTGTCTATGACCTTGGGCCTAGACTTTGTCCTTGCCAGCGGTAA